The following proteins come from a genomic window of Brevibacillus antibioticus:
- a CDS encoding PH domain-containing protein: MPSSISSPQKCLSKDAFKVQLITEGITVVIGLVILSVLYYLDNLFAWNEWIGWSLDGLLVIGVFATIWFFVEPYFLYKSWRYDIDEDFLQMKFGVIIEKHVLVPMTKIQAVSTKQGPILRKYGLYTISIKTMGSSHEIPGLPGDVASRLREQIAHYAKLKEVE; the protein is encoded by the coding sequence ATGCCATCTTCAATTAGCTCACCGCAAAAATGCTTGTCCAAGGATGCGTTCAAGGTACAGCTTATTACTGAGGGGATTACCGTAGTAATCGGGCTTGTTATTTTGTCCGTTCTTTATTATTTAGATAATCTTTTTGCCTGGAACGAATGGATCGGATGGAGTCTGGATGGATTGCTCGTGATCGGTGTGTTCGCGACGATTTGGTTTTTTGTCGAGCCGTATTTTTTATATAAAAGCTGGCGGTATGATATCGACGAAGATTTCCTGCAAATGAAATTCGGGGTGATCATAGAGAAACATGTCCTTGTTCCCATGACGAAAATACAAGCAGTCTCAACGAAACAAGGGCCGATTTTACGAAAGTACGGACTGTACACCATCTCGATAAAAACAATGGGCTCCTCGCACGAAATTCCAGGACTGCCGGGGGATGTCGCTTCTCGATTAAGAGAACAGATTGCTCACTACGCCAAATTAAAGGAAGTGGAGTAG
- the ahpC gene encoding alkyl hydroperoxide reductase subunit C — protein MSLIGTEVLPFKAQAFQKGKFLEVTEANFKGQWSVVCFYPADFTFVCPTELEDLQNQYATLKELGVEVYSVSTDTHFTHKAWHSSSEAIGKVEYIMIGDPSHVISRNFDVLIEAEGLADRGTFIIDPDGVVQAVEITAGGIGRDASALINKIKAAQYVRNNPGEVCPAKWQEGGKTLKPSLDLVGKI, from the coding sequence ATGTCACTCATCGGAACTGAAGTATTGCCTTTTAAAGCACAAGCATTCCAAAAAGGTAAATTCCTCGAAGTAACAGAAGCAAACTTCAAAGGTCAATGGAGCGTAGTTTGCTTCTACCCAGCAGACTTTACTTTCGTTTGCCCTACTGAACTTGAAGATCTGCAAAACCAATATGCAACTTTGAAAGAACTCGGTGTTGAAGTATACTCCGTTTCTACAGATACTCACTTCACTCATAAAGCATGGCATTCCAGCTCTGAAGCAATCGGTAAAGTAGAATACATCATGATCGGCGATCCTTCCCATGTGATCTCCCGCAACTTCGATGTATTGATCGAAGCTGAAGGTCTGGCAGATCGCGGTACATTCATCATCGACCCAGACGGTGTCGTTCAAGCTGTTGAGATTACTGCAGGTGGCATTGGCCGTGATGCAAGTGCTCTGATCAACAAAATCAAAGCAGCACAATATGTTCGCAACAATCCAGGTGAAGTTTGCCCAGCAAAATGGCAAGAAGGTGGCAAAACACTGAAACCAAGCCTTGATCTCGTAGGCAAAATTTAA
- the ahpF gene encoding alkyl hydroperoxide reductase subunit F produces MALDQEIKAQLEQYLELLEGDIVLKVSAGTDEASSEMLALIDELASMSLKISVEKAELTRTPSFSVNRVGEDTGVVFAGTPLGHEFTSLVLALLQVSGRAPKVEQSVIDQIKDLRGEYKFESYISLSCHNCPDVVQALNLMSIFNPGITHTMIDGAVFKDEVESKNVMAVPSVFLNGEFFESGRMTVEEILAKLGSAPDASEYDNKDPYDVLVVGGGPAGASAAIYAARKGIRTGLVAERLGGQVNDTLGIENFISVKYIEGPQLAANLEKQVKEYGIDVMKLQRAKRLEKKDLIEIELENGAVLKSKTVILSTGARWRNLGVPGEAEFKNKGVAYCPHCDGPLFIGKDVAVVGGGNSGVEAAIDLAGIVKHVTVLEFSPELKADAVLQDRLYSLPNVTVLKNVQTKEITGTDKVNGISYIDRETSETKHIELQGVFVQIGLVPNTDWLGDTLERTRFGEIVVDSHGSTNVPGVFAAGDCTNSAYKQIIISMGSGATAALGAFDYLIRN; encoded by the coding sequence ATGGCCCTTGACCAAGAAATTAAAGCGCAACTAGAACAGTATCTCGAGCTCTTGGAAGGCGATATTGTACTCAAGGTCAGTGCAGGCACGGATGAAGCATCTTCTGAGATGCTTGCACTGATTGATGAGCTAGCCAGCATGTCTTTGAAGATCAGTGTGGAGAAAGCAGAACTCACTCGCACACCTAGCTTTAGCGTAAACCGTGTCGGTGAAGATACTGGCGTCGTTTTTGCTGGTACTCCACTGGGTCACGAATTTACATCCCTGGTATTGGCTCTCTTGCAAGTTAGCGGAAGAGCTCCAAAGGTCGAGCAAAGTGTCATTGATCAAATCAAAGACCTTCGTGGTGAATATAAGTTCGAATCTTACATCAGCTTGAGCTGCCACAATTGTCCAGATGTTGTCCAAGCTTTGAACTTGATGAGTATCTTCAATCCTGGTATTACCCATACAATGATTGACGGTGCCGTATTCAAGGACGAGGTAGAGAGCAAAAACGTGATGGCTGTGCCAAGCGTTTTCCTCAATGGTGAATTTTTCGAAAGCGGCCGTATGACCGTGGAAGAAATTCTTGCCAAGCTGGGTTCTGCTCCAGACGCATCTGAGTATGACAATAAAGACCCTTATGATGTGCTTGTTGTCGGCGGTGGCCCAGCAGGTGCTAGTGCGGCGATCTATGCAGCACGCAAAGGGATTCGTACTGGTCTTGTCGCTGAACGCCTTGGCGGTCAAGTCAATGACACATTGGGCATTGAGAACTTCATCAGTGTGAAATACATTGAAGGTCCTCAACTCGCAGCCAACTTGGAAAAGCAAGTGAAAGAGTATGGCATTGATGTCATGAAGCTGCAACGTGCCAAGCGCTTAGAGAAGAAGGATCTGATCGAAATTGAACTCGAAAACGGCGCTGTTCTGAAGAGTAAGACAGTCATCTTGTCGACAGGTGCTCGTTGGCGGAATCTGGGTGTACCAGGTGAAGCAGAGTTCAAGAACAAGGGTGTAGCTTATTGCCCTCACTGCGATGGTCCTTTGTTCATAGGCAAAGATGTTGCAGTTGTTGGCGGCGGTAATTCAGGTGTGGAAGCAGCGATTGATCTCGCAGGTATTGTGAAGCATGTAACCGTTCTGGAATTCTCGCCAGAGCTGAAGGCTGACGCAGTATTGCAAGATCGTCTCTACAGTCTGCCGAATGTCACTGTACTCAAAAACGTTCAAACCAAAGAAATTACGGGTACGGATAAAGTAAACGGTATTTCTTATATTGATCGTGAGACAAGTGAAACCAAGCACATTGAATTGCAAGGTGTGTTTGTACAGATCGGTCTGGTACCGAATACAGATTGGTTGGGCGACACGCTTGAACGCACTCGCTTTGGTGAGATCGTAGTAGACAGCCATGGTTCTACAAACGTCCCTGGTGTTTTTGCTGCCGGTGACTGCACGAACAGTGCTTATAAACAGATCATCATTTCGATGGGATCTGGTGCTACTGCGGCTTTGGGAGCTTTCGATTATCTCATCCGCAACTAA
- a CDS encoding helix-turn-helix domain-containing protein encodes MKNVEDHIGEIILRYRTQNKLTLSELEEKSGVSKSSISRIENGETKRPELITLLRIFEALDVQYEEIIELYISNETRNSSLHDLLLEAIQLPNEDLTIKIVSRILENPKEKTEDSVEILYNTALTVEDTEIKLVLFNQLAQYCRTRGIQPYMSKALFHRYRIERNNPHRLEETFRHGEEVLYYIEFLSHEERINLCYLMAFDAHDLKKYEQCIELGKMGHAEDSTSNEIKERIALAICNSYMRMGKFEDMESHIEMYEKLGYRFIMERSKYLRAIILSKTGHYQEAIPLLRECVGEATKNNLIHRVNDLIEALLNVNDVNSIEQVINTEEQNFSFDFNNAYNFSGIGNYYKNKGAFLVSRGHFNEGMDAYLQSIVYYGKINRIEEIMSCAVEINMHHCELKKDMDLELLKKLNEVYNVIKFGIRNEG; translated from the coding sequence GTGAAAAATGTGGAAGACCATATTGGCGAAATAATATTGCGGTACAGAACCCAAAATAAACTCACTCTTTCTGAACTAGAAGAAAAATCAGGTGTCAGTAAAAGCTCTATATCAAGAATTGAAAATGGTGAAACAAAGCGACCAGAACTAATAACCTTGTTACGCATCTTTGAAGCATTGGATGTACAATATGAGGAGATAATCGAACTTTACATCTCTAATGAGACACGGAACAGTAGCTTACACGATTTGTTGCTCGAAGCTATTCAACTCCCAAACGAAGACCTAACTATAAAAATAGTTTCCCGTATACTCGAAAATCCAAAAGAGAAAACTGAGGACTCAGTAGAGATCCTGTACAATACTGCCCTCACTGTTGAAGACACAGAAATTAAGCTAGTGCTCTTTAACCAACTTGCTCAATATTGTCGGACTCGCGGGATTCAACCATACATGTCTAAAGCTTTATTTCATAGATACCGTATCGAAAGAAATAACCCACACCGCCTCGAAGAAACCTTTCGTCACGGGGAAGAAGTATTGTATTACATAGAGTTTTTGAGTCATGAAGAGAGAATTAACCTTTGCTACTTAATGGCATTTGATGCACATGACTTGAAAAAATATGAGCAGTGTATTGAACTTGGAAAAATGGGACATGCCGAGGATTCTACAAGCAATGAAATAAAGGAACGAATCGCCTTGGCTATTTGCAATTCCTATATGCGAATGGGCAAATTTGAAGACATGGAATCCCATATAGAAATGTACGAAAAGTTAGGCTACCGTTTTATCATGGAACGCTCCAAGTATCTGCGTGCAATTATCTTGTCAAAGACTGGTCATTATCAGGAAGCAATACCATTGCTCAGGGAGTGTGTAGGGGAAGCGACAAAGAACAATCTAATCCATAGAGTCAACGACCTAATAGAAGCATTACTTAACGTTAATGACGTAAACTCCATCGAACAAGTTATCAACACAGAGGAACAAAACTTCTCTTTTGATTTTAATAATGCTTACAACTTTTCTGGAATAGGGAATTATTACAAAAACAAAGGAGCCTTCCTTGTTAGTCGCGGTCATTTCAATGAGGGCATGGATGCTTATCTACAAAGTATTGTGTATTACGGAAAAATCAATCGTATCGAAGAAATAATGTCTTGCGCTGTTGAGATAAACATGCATCATTGTGAATTAAAAAAAGATATGGATTTGGAACTTCTGAAAAAATTGAATGAAGTATATAATGTTATTAAATTCGGGATAAGAAATGAGGGGTAA
- a CDS encoding aspartyl-phosphate phosphatase Spo0E family protein, whose amino-acid sequence MRNEDLLQKIDTLQFQLNEIFKQKGSLTDCAVVKVSQELDDYVVEHQRRMRDEVSGK is encoded by the coding sequence ATGAGGAACGAAGACTTATTACAGAAGATTGATACCCTTCAATTCCAACTGAACGAAATTTTCAAACAGAAGGGAAGTCTAACTGACTGTGCTGTGGTAAAGGTGAGTCAAGAGCTTGATGATTACGTAGTGGAGCATCAACGTAGAATGAGAGATGAAGTGTCAGGCAAATAG
- a CDS encoding DUF1878 family protein produces the protein MANETLEQKVERLEFYVHLLREFAVDPETFVLWDWIMAEGLTEKTAQQILNALRNHHHSLIKAKESAQNEPILDELLVDLRLLFPTDGRVASDEKLMQIVKRASKMPIFPYLKKYF, from the coding sequence GTGGCCAATGAAACCCTTGAACAAAAGGTAGAACGACTAGAATTTTATGTACACTTGTTGAGGGAATTTGCAGTTGATCCAGAAACATTTGTTTTGTGGGATTGGATCATGGCAGAAGGTCTCACAGAAAAAACAGCACAGCAGATTTTAAATGCTTTAAGGAATCATCATCATAGTCTTATAAAGGCGAAGGAATCGGCGCAGAATGAACCGATTTTAGATGAATTATTAGTTGATCTACGCTTATTATTCCCAACTGATGGAAGAGTAGCAAGTGATGAAAAGTTAATGCAAATTGTAAAGAGAGCTTCTAAGATGCCTATTTTTCCTTATCTCAAGAAATATTTCTAA